gagCTTTGCCTTCTTTCCTCTGGGATTTCTACATAATGCGCTGCATCTGTCGAATAATGTGGTGAAACAGAGTTGGCTTCGCGACTCGATGATGGGAGAGGGATGGCAAGAGCTATTGCAGATGCTAAGGACGATAAGGGACGTGGGGCGCTTCATTTTTCCGCGATAGAGGGCAATATGGAACTGTGCAAGTACTTGTTGGAGGAGTTGAAGCTTGATGTGAACCCCAAAGATGTTGTGGGTATGCCCTCTTTTAGCTGTATCGATTTTGctcctttattttttgagatttgtgTATAGCAGCCTGGTTTTGAGAAACTTGAGCTTTCACCGGGTTGTGGCTGCCCTaagaaaatttgtttctttttcaggCGATACTCCTCTTCATTATGCTGCTGGATCGGCACATATTGAAACAGCAAAGTATCTAATAGATCGAGGTGCCGATCCTGTTATACCTAATGGTAGTGGTTTGACGGTACTGCATCACTCTGCTGGGTCAGGTatgccaatttctttttcagGTGATATCCCTCTTCATCATAAACCTCTCTTTTGTGGTAAGCATCTACGTTCACCAATTGCCACAATTGCTTTCCCAGATATAGCTAACGATTATGTTTCTTCATTTTAAGTTAGTCATGATTAACTGCAGACGGCGCTTATCTGTGATTATTTCTTTGCAGGGAACATCGAATTGATGAACTTCATACTTTCTAAAGGGATCAACATTGATTGCCAAAGCTCTTTAGGCagccctttatttttttctgctgGCTGTGCTAAGAAGGATGCTGTGAAATTTCTCTTAGAACATCATACAAACGTAAGCTTGAGAAATATGTAATCTCTTAAATTTCCTCTTTCATTGACGACTTTTGTGAGCTTGAATATCTGTATCCATAGAGAGTTGCAACTTCGTGGATATGCCTTTTGCATGTGCA
The sequence above is drawn from the Rhodamnia argentea isolate NSW1041297 chromosome 9, ASM2092103v1, whole genome shotgun sequence genome and encodes:
- the LOC115754905 gene encoding putative ankyrin repeat protein RF_0381; translation: MARAIADAKDDKGRGALHFSAIEGNMELCKYLLEELKLDVNPKDVVGDTPLHYAAGSAHIETAKYLIDRGADPVIPNGSGLTVLHHSAGSGNIELMNFILSKGINIDCQSSLGSPLFFSAGCAKKDAVKFLLEHHTNPNAETVDGFTALYASVTSSSLECLKLLIQWRIMKSASLSC